GACCAGGATCATGATGATTCCCACCAACGATCCATCTACCAGCAGGTTGCGCCAGCGACTTCGAGGTATGTGGGTAACCAGCGGCTGATAGGGAGCGGGTTTGTTGGTCAGGGTGTCACCACGACGTCGACGATTCAGGCTGATGGCCAGCTCATGGGCAAATTCTGCGGCAGTCTGGAAACGTGCATCTGGCTCCTTGCGGATAGCTTTCATGATGACTTGTTCCAGGGGCTTGGGCATGCGTTGATGTCGACCGGGCGAACCCGGGTTCTCCTGGACATGGGCATGCAATAACGCATAACGGCGGCGGTGCTCAAACGGCAGGCGCCCGGTAATCATCTCGTACAACGTCACGCCGAGCGTGTAAATGTCCGAACGTTGATCGACCGCCTTGCCATTGACCTGCTCAGGCGGAATATAGAGCAGGGTGCCAATTAACGGGCGCTCACCAGGCAGTCGTTTCGGGGTATCGGCGCTGGCAATACCGAAGTCCATGATCTTTATCTGGCCTTGTTTGGTTATGAATATGTTGGATGGTTTCAGGTCCCGGTGCACCACGCCGGCGCGGTGCATTTCGGCAACCCCTGCCAGTAATTGCTGGAACAGGTCATGGGCTTCGTCAACGGTAAACCGACCCTTATCGGTGAGGACTGCGTCGAGTGTCCGTCCTTCCAGGAATTCCATGACCAGTGCCGGCCCGGCTTGCGTTTGCAATGTGCCATAGAGTGTCGTGACAAACGGGCTGTTTACCCGGGCCTGGGCCTGTACTTCGGCGAGGTAACGGGACAGGGTCTCCCGGTACGAAGTGCGATCGGCAATAACCTTGAGTGCAACGATGCGGTCGAGCTGGGTATCGAGCGCCTTGTAGGTGCTACCCATTCCACCGGTGCCCAGGTGTTGCAGGATTTCGAATTGATCCAGGTGTGTGCCTGGCTCCAGCTGATCGGCCTGTAGCGGCACATCGGTGCGTCGAAACCGGTCGGTCAGAATGACCGTATTTTCGGTGGCGGGCTTTTTGCCCGATATATTCCTGGATGCCACGGTCATGCTGTCA
This genomic window from Gammaproteobacteria bacterium contains:
- a CDS encoding serine/threonine protein kinase produces the protein MTVASRNISGKKPATENTVILTDRFRRTDVPLQADQLEPGTHLDQFEILQHLGTGGMGSTYKALDTQLDRIVALKVIADRTSYRETLSRYLAEVQAQARVNSPFVTTLYGTLQTQAGPALVMEFLEGRTLDAVLTDKGRFTVDEAHDLFQQLLAGVAEMHRAGVVHRDLKPSNIFITKQGQIKIMDFGIASADTPKRLPGERPLIGTLLYIPPEQVNGKAVDQRSDIYTLGVTLYEMITGRLPFEHRRRYALLHAHVQENPGSPGRHQRMPKPLEQVIMKAIRKEPDARFQTAAEFAHELAISLNRRRRGDTLTNKPAPYQPLVTHIPRSRWRNLLVDGSLVGIIMILVTILGIGPNNISLPANKTLHTVSSSKAGAADRYEALRRTWGPVEP